A genomic segment from Mus caroli chromosome 17, CAROLI_EIJ_v1.1, whole genome shotgun sequence encodes:
- the LOC110312338 gene encoding myosin regulatory light chain RLC-A isoform X2, with protein MSSKRAKTKTTKKRPQRATSNVFAMFDQSQIQEFKEAFNMIDQNRDGFIDKEDLHDMLASMGKNPTDEYLDAMMNEAPGPINFTMFLTMFGEKLNGTDPEDVIRNAFACFDEEAIGTIQEDYLRELLTTMGDRFTDEEVDELYREAPIDKKGNFNYIEFTRILKHGAKDKDD; from the exons ATGTCTAGCAAAAGGGCAAAGACCAAGACCACCAAGAAGCGCCCTCAGCGCGCAACATCCAATGTGTTCGCCATGTTTGACCAGTCCCAGATCCAGGAGTTCAAAGAGGCCTTTAACATGATTGACCAGAACCGGGATGGCTTCATTGACAAGGAGGACCTGCACGACATGCTGGCATCAATGG GAAAAAACCCAACTGACGAATACCTGGACGCCATGATGAACGAGGCCCCGGGCCCCATCAATTTCACCATGTTCCTCACCATGTTTGGGGAGAAGCTGAACGGCACTGACCCCGAGGATGTCATCAGAAACGCCTTCGCTTGCTTTGATGAGGAAGCCATTG GCACCATCCAGGAGGATTACCTGAGGGAGCTGCTGACCACCATGGGCGACCGCTTCACAGACGAGGAGGTGGATGAGCTGTACAGAGAGGCCCCCATTGACAAAAAGGGGAACTTCAACTACATTGAGTTCACCCGCATCCTGAAGCACGGCGCGAAAGACAAAGATGACTGA
- the LOC110312338 gene encoding myosin regulatory light chain RLC-A isoform X1: MDLTATMSSKRAKTKTTKKRPQRATSNVFAMFDQSQIQEFKEAFNMIDQNRDGFIDKEDLHDMLASMGKNPTDEYLDAMMNEAPGPINFTMFLTMFGEKLNGTDPEDVIRNAFACFDEEAIGTIQEDYLRELLTTMGDRFTDEEVDELYREAPIDKKGNFNYIEFTRILKHGAKDKDD; the protein is encoded by the exons GATTTAACCGCCACCATGTCTAGCAAAAGGGCAAAGACCAAGACCACCAAGAAGCGCCCTCAGCGCGCAACATCCAATGTGTTCGCCATGTTTGACCAGTCCCAGATCCAGGAGTTCAAAGAGGCCTTTAACATGATTGACCAGAACCGGGATGGCTTCATTGACAAGGAGGACCTGCACGACATGCTGGCATCAATGG GAAAAAACCCAACTGACGAATACCTGGACGCCATGATGAACGAGGCCCCGGGCCCCATCAATTTCACCATGTTCCTCACCATGTTTGGGGAGAAGCTGAACGGCACTGACCCCGAGGATGTCATCAGAAACGCCTTCGCTTGCTTTGATGAGGAAGCCATTG GCACCATCCAGGAGGATTACCTGAGGGAGCTGCTGACCACCATGGGCGACCGCTTCACAGACGAGGAGGTGGATGAGCTGTACAGAGAGGCCCCCATTGACAAAAAGGGGAACTTCAACTACATTGAGTTCACCCGCATCCTGAAGCACGGCGCGAAAGACAAAGATGACTGA